In the Desulfuromonas sp. DDH964 genome, AGTGGCCGACATCGAGACCCGCAGTGCCGGCCTGGAGGAGGTATTTCTCAAACTGACCGGCCGCGGGCCGAACCGGGAGCGTTAATGATGGAACAACGCAGCTATATTTACTGGCTCCCCTTCTATACCCTGCTGCAAAAGGAGGTGCGCAGGTTCTGGCGGGTCGCTTCGCAAACCCTTCTGACACCGATCATTACCGCCTCCCTCTACCTCTTCGTCTTCGGCGCCACCCTTGGCGAACGGATCAGTGTCCTGCCCGGGTTCAATTATGCCCAGTTTGTCATCCCCGGGCTGATTCTCATGGGAGTAATCAACAACTCCTTTGCCAATACCTCTTCCAGCCTCTTCATGGCCCGTTATCTTGGCAACATCGTCGACCTGCTGGTCACGCCACTCACCCCCGCCCAGTTTATCCTTGCCTATACCCTGGCGGCAATGCTGCGTGGACTGCTGGTCGGCCTGGCAACCTTGCTGATTTCCATCTTTTTCGCCAGCCTCCCCTGGGCTCATCCCTTCCTCGCCATGGTCATGGCGGTTATCGCCAGCCTGCTCTTTTCCCAATTCGGGATGATTGCCGCCATCTATGCCCACAACTTTGACACCTTGTCAATGTTCTCGAATTTTATCATCCTCCCGCTGATCTATCTCGGCGGGGTTTTCTATCCGATTTCGATACTTCCCCAGCCCTGGGCGCAGCTCTCCCATCTCAACCCCCTTTTTTACCTGATTGACGGCTTTCGTCACGCCATTCTTGGCCGTGGCGACCTCTCCCTGGCGACCGCCCTTGGCGTCAGTGCGCTGATGGCGGCGACGCTCTTCTGCTGGGCAGCGCTGCTGATTGCCCGGGGGGTCCGCCTCCGCAACTAGATGCAAAGACGGCTGGTGAAGAGAGCGGCAGCGCTGCCCACCTCACCAGCCAATCGGGTAGGAGGCGGGGTCGCCCCCGCCGTCCTCCCACACCACCGTGCGTACGGTTCCGTACACGGCGGTTCACAAGGCGCTCTGAAAGCGGCGGTGCTGATCGGTCAAGCGGATCAGCCCCAAGTAGCGAAAGAAGGATGTCGGATACGCTTCATTCATGTGCGAGGCCCCTGAGTTCCACCAGGGGCCTCGCCCGTTCGTGGCCGATTTCCACGCCCGGGCTTCCGGCAATCCCCGCTGCATCAACCTCTTGGCCCGGGTATAGGGGCGCTTCCACTGTCGCCATAGAATGCAGCGCAGCTTCCGCCGCAGCCATTTGTCCAGTTCTTCGAAGATGCCTTTGACCTCCGCCAGGCGGAAGTAAGAGGCCCACCCCCGTAGCTTCGGGTGATTTCTTTGATGACCTGAGCGAGACTGCGTCCCCTGCCCCGTCGGCAGACCTTCCTGAGTCCGGCCTTGAACCGCTTCACTCTCGACTCCGCCACTTTGAGGCGGGGTTTCTTGTGAAAGGTCATGCTGTAACCCAGAAAGACCCTTTTCCAAGGACGGTCGACGGCGCTTTTGGCGACGTTGACCTTGAGTGCCAGCCGCTCCTCCAGGAACCGGGTGAGACTGGCCATGACCCTTTGGCCGCTGCGCCTGGTCTGCACGTAAATGTTGCAGTCGTCGGCGTAGCGGCAGAAGGCGTGACCGCGCCTCTCCAGTTCCTTGTCGAACGCGTCGAGCAGGATGTTCGACAGAAGAGGTGAGAGGGGACCACCCTGCGGCGTCCCTTCCACCCTCTGCGACACAAGCCCGCCTTCGAGCACTCCGGCTTGCAGGTACCGCCGGATGAGCAGCAATACCCGCTTGTCTTCGACCTTACGGGCGACCCGCGACATGAGGATGTCGTGGTTCACCCGGTCGAAGAACTTCTCCAGGTCGATATCGACCACCCAGCGCTTGCCGTCGGCCACATGCCGACGGGCGGCTCTAACCGCCTGCCAGGCACTCCGTCCGGGACGATACCCGTAGGAGCTGTCGGAGAAGTCCGGATCGAATAGCGGCGTCAGCACCTGATGCAGCGCCTGCTGAATGAGCCGATCGCACACCGTGGGGATTCCCAGGGTGCGCACGCCCCCGTCGGGCTTCTCGATTTCCACCTTCCGCACCGGCTGGGGGCGATACGTCCCATTCAGCAACTCTTCCCTGATGGTCGGCCACTTCTCCTTGAGAAAGCCGCGTAGCTCGCCCGTCGTCATCTCGTCGATGCCGGGGGCGCCCTTGTTGGCTTCCACTCGTTCAAGGGCCGCCATCATGTTCGGGCGGCTGACGACGTCTTCCATCAGCCCCCGTTCCGCTTTCGTCCAGGAAGGGTCTCTCGTTGCCGTGACGTTTGACGCACCGCTCCCATGCTCTGGCGGCTTCCGGCCGCTGCCCTCCGGGACGGCTCCCGGTATCTCGACCGGGACTTCTGCTGCTCTTGTCGTCATCGAAACGCGAGTCTCCTGAAACGACGCCTCGTGTTCGGCCCTTTGCCGGGTGGTTACTCCGGCTACTACGGCCTCTGCTGACTTCTGCCGGCCCGTCCCGACACCTTACGGTGACGGTAGCACGAGGCAGACCGACAGATCTCCCAGGGTAATGCGCGTGACCTTCCTCCCATCTACCCGCCGCATCTACAGCCCCACCCTCCCGGATGGCTATCGGGCTTTGAAGATATTGGCCTTCTCGCCCGGATGAGACTGCCTCATGCGGTTTCTGTTCGTCGGACCGGGATTTTGCCTGCGGCTTCCTTCAGATTCCACCTCGCGATGGACACCCTTGCCGTCCGGCTAGCGGTTCCCGCCATCAGGGTCCGCAGGGGACTTGCACCCCCAAGTCACTGATTCACCACCACAGTGAATCAGACAGCGCCAGTCAAGGCGCTACGCGCCATGCCTGGCGCACCAAAAAAAGCGCGGCCCCGAAGAGGGACCGCGCCGGCAACTGCCATCTCTGGTTCGGTTCAGAAGCGGGCTTCAAAACCGAGGCGCAGGTCATCATCAATGGTCCAGACATCATAGCGACCAAAATCGCTGCGAATATTCTGATAGCCGAGATAGACCTCCACCTTGGGTGTCACGTTGAATCCGGCCCGGACCGCGGTTTCGAGCAGGCCGTCACTGTCGAGGCCGGAAAAAATCTTCGGCGCCACATAGAGTTTGCCGCTGACGGCGACCCCGCCGAGCGCCGGCGGTGCATAGCGTACCATGCCGCCAATACCGCAGGCGAGAATATCCTGGTTGCGGTCGGCGCTGCCACCATAGGCCTGGACCCCGACTCCCACCTTCAATCCCGGAATGTTGCCGGGTTCGCCGACAAATTCGAAGCCGCCAGATAAAAGCTTGGTCTCCTCGCCGTCGTTGTAGAGAAAACGGGCGCCAACCTGGGAGGAGCCGAGCTCGTCCGTAACCAGCGGCTGGCTGAAAGAGACCTGGGCGCTGTCGTTGTTGAAACCAAGATCGATGGAAGTGGCGTGGGCGGTTCCGGCCAAAAGTAATAGGATGACCAGGCCGGCGAGCTGCTTATGCATGAATTCCTCCTTGCTAGACTTTCAGGATGACGAACTGTTTCTCTGGAGGGGAATATGCCACATTCAGTCTATAGATTCAAGCGCCACCAGGGGGCTGAAAATCGGCAGGGGGGGTGCGGACGGGGAGGGGAAAGGTGGGGGCCTAGATATCGATAACGCGGGAGAGGATATTCTTCTCTACCCGCCTTCCCTCGGCCTGGGCCATGCTCTGGATCAGAACCTGCCCGCCGTAGCTGGCGGTTTTGCGAACCAGGTTGTCGGCCCGCTCCCCATCCTTGTTCTTGAAGGCCTCGATGATCTTCTTATGCTCCTGGACCGATGTTTCCATGCGTCCCGGCAGGGAGAGGGAGGCCAAACGCAGGCGGTTGAACTTGAGCATCATCTGGTTGATCAGTTCCTGCAGCTTTTCGTTCTCCGCGGCCTTGATGAAGAGTTCGTGAAACTCGTTGTGAACCTTGAAAAAGGTCTTCACGTCCCCTTCAGCGGCCAGCTGCGAAAGCCGCTCGTTAATTGTTTCGAGCTTCTCGATATCCCTGGCGGTCAGGTTGTCCGTCGCCATCCGCGCCGCATAACCCTCAAGAATACTCTTGATCGCATAGAACTCCTCGACGGCTCGTTCGGAAAGGGAGGTTACCACGGCCCCCTTACGCGGAATGACCGTCAGGTATCCCTCCGACTCGAGCTGGCGGAAGGCTTCGCGAATCGGGGTGCGGCTGATACCGAACCGCTCGGCAAGTTCGGGTTCGGCGACCTTTTCCCCCGGTTTCAGTTGCCCTTTGAGGATTGCCTCACGGATGGTTTCGAGGATTTTTTCGCGGAGGGTCTGGTGCCGCTCTATCGGTTTTCTTTTCACAGCCAGGGCTCCATAACACTGAATTTGGGAAATTGTATACAGTATACATAAGTTGTCAAGCATTTTTCACCCCCATCCAGCGATGCACATCAGCAGAACTCCTTGCTTTTTAGCGTTTACGCAGCTATTATCCCGGTACTTTGGGCCCCCGGAGCGCTTATGGATCCAGTCCGCAATCTACGGTTTTCCCTCTCCATTCTGATCGGTGTCATCGGCCTCGGCACCCTCGGCTATGTCCTCATCGAAGGATGGTCCAGCTTCGACGCCCTCTACATGACAGTGATCACCCTGGCGACCGTCGGGTTCAAGGAAGTCCACGAACTCTCGCCGCCCGGAAAAGTCTTCACCATCCTGCTGATCATCTTCGGAGCAGGTATTATTGCCTATTCCATCGGCAGCCTGATCCAGATCATGGTCGAAGGACAGCTGCGTCGCATCCTGGGGAGAAAAAAATTGGCACAACAGATCAACAAACTGAGCGGTCACTACATTGTTTGCGGATATGGCCGGATCGGAACCCTGATCTGCCGCGAGTTTGCGGCCAAACCGATCCCCTTCGTGGTCGTCGAGAAGGACCCGTTGCTCTGCGAAAAACTGAGCGACGACGGGATCCTCTTCGTGCGCGGCGATGCCACCGACGACGAAACGCTGATGGCCGCCGGCATCCTCCGGGCCAGAGGATTGATCACCGCAGTCACCTCGGATACGGAAAACGTCTACATCACCCTGACCGCCCGCGGGCTCAACCCGGATATGTTTATCCTCGCCCGCTCGGGGGAAGAGGGCTCGGAAAAGAAATTGCGCCGCGCTGGTGCCAGCAAGGTCATCTCGCCCTATACCATCGGCGCATCGCGAATGGCCCAGGCGGTGCTGCGCCCTTCAGTAGTTGATTTTATTGAAATCGCTACGGCGGGACGCAACCTTGAGTTGCAGCTTGAAGAGATCCGTGTTGCGCCGGACTCGGCCCTGGTCGGGAAGTCGCTGGTTAACTCCGGGGTCCGCAAGGATCTCGGCATCATCATCGTCGGCATCAAGAAGGGGGACGGCCAGATGCTTTTCAACCCGGCGCCAGCCACCCTGATTCAGGCCGGGGACGTGCTGATTACTCTCGGCGAACCTAAAGCCATTCAGGATCTTGAATCGATCGCTACCCGGGAGGGCTCTCATGCCTGAGCGGCTGCATGTTCACCTTCCGGCCCGGCTGCTGGAAGCTGAACTGGACTATCTTCTCGAACAACGGCTCCAGCCCGAGATCGCGTTCCGCGGTCCCGACCTTGACCGGATCCCGGCCAAAACCCTCGAATTGGCCGGTGAGCGGTTGGCCGCTGCCAAGCTCGCCGTCACCGTTCATGGGCCGTTTCATGACCTCAATCCCGGCGCGCTCGAGCCACGGGTCGGGGCTGTCACCGCCCAGCGCTACCAGCAGACTCTGGAAGCAGCTGCCCGGCTCCGCGCCCGCGTCGTCGTCTTTCACCCCGGGTATGAGTTCTGGAAATATGGTGGACAGGAACATCTCTGGCTCGAGCAGTCCCTCGAATTCTGGCCGCCGCTGCTGGAGATCGCCCGTCAGGCCGACCTGCGGATCGCTCTCGAAAACATTTTCGAGGTGCGGCCGGCGACCCTGGTCGCGTTACTCGATGCTATCGACAGCCCTGAATTCGGGCACTGCTTCGATATCGGCCACTGGCAACTCTTCGGGGAGACCTCCCTGGAGATCTGGTTCGCGGCCCTCGGCTCACACATGATCCATCTTCACCTGCATGACAATCATGGTTCGCTCGACGATCATCTTCCGGTCGGCGAAGGGGTTATCGATTTCCGCCGTCTCTTCGCACTGGTCGCCAACCTCCCGGTGGCACCGACCATGACCCTCGAAGCCCACGACCGGCAGGCTCTGCTACGCTCCATCGCTGGAGTCGCCCCCTTCCTCCGGCGTTGAGCGGGCTCGATGGAGGAGGCTGGCTGGGCCAACCCGCCCGCGCCCGAAGCGTTGATTCACCTGGTCAACCACCCGGTCCAGCTCCCGTTTTCGGCTACTCCTGTCGTCGCCGGCAAAGAGTTCCTGCTGCGCTGCTCTCCCCTCCCATTCGGAGAGGCCAATCCCCAGCAACCGCACCGGCCGCTTTCCGGCCTCGGTCTTTGCCAGCAGCTGGCGGCCAACAGCCAACAGGTCTCCCCCGTTATCGATCCCTTCCGGCAGGGTTTGACTGCGGGTGATGGCGGTAAAATCACCGTATTTCAGCTTGAGGGTTACCCGACGCCCCCGCAACCCGTAGCGGCGCATCCGCTCGGTGACCTTTTGGCAGAGGAGGTGCAGTTCCTCCTCGATGCCAGCAAGATCCGGCCGGTCGTAACTGAAGGTCGTCTCGTGACTTACCGACTTGACACCCTCAGTGGGCTGCACCGGGCGTGAATCCACACCCCGGGCGAGCTGCTGCAACTGTTTTCCGCTCGGCCCAAGCTGTGCCACGAGCTGGGCTTCCGAGTAATCGCGCAGGTCTCCAACGCTGAAGATCCCGAGTTGCTGCAGGCGGTCCGCGGTCACGCGCCCCACGCCCCAGAGCTCTGCAATCGGCAGCGGCGCCAGAAACCTGTCCAGATTTTCCGGGAGGATCTCCAGCAGGCCGTCCGGTTTCGCTTTCTGGGAGGCGAGCTTGGCGACAAACTTGTTCGGTGCGATGCCGATACTGACCGCCAGGCCGATTTCGCTCCGGACCTGGGCGCGGATCCGAGTGGCAATCTCGGCAGCAGACCCCAGCAGGCGTTGGCACCCGGTGACATCGAGGAAAGCCTCGTCGATGGAGATTGCTTCGATGCGATCGGTAAAGCGCCCAAAGATCTCCATGACCTGGCGCGAAACGGCCTGATACCGTGCCATTCTCACCCGCCGAACAACGGCCTGCGGGCAGCGCTGCAGAGCGATTGCCATCGGCAGGGCGGAATGGACCCCAAACCGGCGCGCCGGATAGGAGCAGGCACTGACCACCCCGCGCCGCAAATCCCCCCCGACGATGATCGGAAGACCGCGCAGGGTCGGATCATCCAGCTCTTCCACCGCGGCATAAAAAGCATCCATATCGGCGTGCAGAATTTGTCGTGCCATGCGCCTAATTCACCCTTTTGCCAGCGCTCAACTTGACCTTTGGCGCGCTGCGTGCTAGAAACCGGTCTTACCATTCTACCGTGGAGTGCTGGCATGACCGTTGTCTTTCAACCGATTCGCCCCAAAAAGATCTCCGAGGAGATCGTCGAGCAGATCCGCGAGATGATTTCCCAGGGGGACCTTAAACCCGGGGATCGCATCCCCTCGGAACGGGAGCTGTCGGCCATGCTTGGCGTCAGCCGGCCTTCGGTGCGGGAAGCGATCATGGTTCTTGACGCCATGGGGCTGGTCGAGGCGCGCCAGGGCGGTGGGACCTATGTCCGCTCCCTCGCCGAAACCAGCCTGGCCGATCCCCTTTCGCAGATGGTCGAAGCCGACCCGCGCCTGCTACCGGCCCTGGTCGAGGTTCGCAAGGGGCTCGAAAGCTGGTCAGCCTGCCTCGCCGCGCAACGGGCCGATGCCAAGGACCTCGCGCTGCTGCAGGAGCTGGTCGGCAAAATGACCCAAAAGGCGGCGAAGGGGGTCTGGGATTCGGACCTCGATGCCCGTTTTCACTCCGCCATCAGCGCCGCATCCCATAACACCATCCAGATTCACGTTCTGACCAGCATCCATTCCCTCTTTTATGCCTCCCTGCGCCTCTCTCTGGTCGACTTCAACCAGCGGGAGG is a window encoding:
- a CDS encoding ABC transporter permease produces the protein MMEQRSYIYWLPFYTLLQKEVRRFWRVASQTLLTPIITASLYLFVFGATLGERISVLPGFNYAQFVIPGLILMGVINNSFANTSSSLFMARYLGNIVDLLVTPLTPAQFILAYTLAAMLRGLLVGLATLLISIFFASLPWAHPFLAMVMAVIASLLFSQFGMIAAIYAHNFDTLSMFSNFIILPLIYLGGVFYPISILPQPWAQLSHLNPLFYLIDGFRHAILGRGDLSLATALGVSALMAATLFCWAALLIARGVRLRN
- a CDS encoding YfaZ family outer membrane protein, encoding MHKQLAGLVILLLLAGTAHATSIDLGFNNDSAQVSFSQPLVTDELGSSQVGARFLYNDGEETKLLSGGFEFVGEPGNIPGLKVGVGVQAYGGSADRNQDILACGIGGMVRYAPPALGGVAVSGKLYVAPKIFSGLDSDGLLETAVRAGFNVTPKVEVYLGYQNIRSDFGRYDVWTIDDDLRLGFEARF
- a CDS encoding GntR family transcriptional regulator — protein: MKRKPIERHQTLREKILETIREAILKGQLKPGEKVAEPELAERFGISRTPIREAFRQLESEGYLTVIPRKGAVVTSLSERAVEEFYAIKSILEGYAARMATDNLTARDIEKLETINERLSQLAAEGDVKTFFKVHNEFHELFIKAAENEKLQELINQMMLKFNRLRLASLSLPGRMETSVQEHKKIIEAFKNKDGERADNLVRKTASYGGQVLIQSMAQAEGRRVEKNILSRVIDI
- a CDS encoding potassium channel family protein, translated to MDPVRNLRFSLSILIGVIGLGTLGYVLIEGWSSFDALYMTVITLATVGFKEVHELSPPGKVFTILLIIFGAGIIAYSIGSLIQIMVEGQLRRILGRKKLAQQINKLSGHYIVCGYGRIGTLICREFAAKPIPFVVVEKDPLLCEKLSDDGILFVRGDATDDETLMAAGILRARGLITAVTSDTENVYITLTARGLNPDMFILARSGEEGSEKKLRRAGASKVISPYTIGASRMAQAVLRPSVVDFIEIATAGRNLELQLEEIRVAPDSALVGKSLVNSGVRKDLGIIIVGIKKGDGQMLFNPAPATLIQAGDVLITLGEPKAIQDLESIATREGSHA
- a CDS encoding sugar phosphate isomerase/epimerase family protein; the encoded protein is MPERLHVHLPARLLEAELDYLLEQRLQPEIAFRGPDLDRIPAKTLELAGERLAAAKLAVTVHGPFHDLNPGALEPRVGAVTAQRYQQTLEAAARLRARVVVFHPGYEFWKYGGQEHLWLEQSLEFWPPLLEIARQADLRIALENIFEVRPATLVALLDAIDSPEFGHCFDIGHWQLFGETSLEIWFAALGSHMIHLHLHDNHGSLDDHLPVGEGVIDFRRLFALVANLPVAPTMTLEAHDRQALLRSIAGVAPFLRR
- the dinB gene encoding DNA polymerase IV, which produces MARQILHADMDAFYAAVEELDDPTLRGLPIIVGGDLRRGVVSACSYPARRFGVHSALPMAIALQRCPQAVVRRVRMARYQAVSRQVMEIFGRFTDRIEAISIDEAFLDVTGCQRLLGSAAEIATRIRAQVRSEIGLAVSIGIAPNKFVAKLASQKAKPDGLLEILPENLDRFLAPLPIAELWGVGRVTADRLQQLGIFSVGDLRDYSEAQLVAQLGPSGKQLQQLARGVDSRPVQPTEGVKSVSHETTFSYDRPDLAGIEEELHLLCQKVTERMRRYGLRGRRVTLKLKYGDFTAITRSQTLPEGIDNGGDLLAVGRQLLAKTEAGKRPVRLLGIGLSEWEGRAAQQELFAGDDRSSRKRELDRVVDQVNQRFGRGRVGPASLLHRARSTPEEGGDSSDGA
- a CDS encoding FadR/GntR family transcriptional regulator; the protein is MTVVFQPIRPKKISEEIVEQIREMISQGDLKPGDRIPSERELSAMLGVSRPSVREAIMVLDAMGLVEARQGGGTYVRSLAETSLADPLSQMVEADPRLLPALVEVRKGLESWSACLAAQRADAKDLALLQELVGKMTQKAAKGVWDSDLDARFHSAISAASHNTIQIHVLTSIHSLFYASLRLSLVDFNQREGDVQLLCRQHQSIYAAIADHDPERARLMMLEHLSAVDTKIDKILNAGLGS